The sequence below is a genomic window from Sorangiineae bacterium MSr12523.
TTGAGAAGATGATGAATCGGATGCGATGCAATCGCAAGCGATTTAAATGCCGCGCCCGCTAGTCGATGCCATCGGCGGCGGCGAGGATGACATTGGCCACTTCCTGCGGGTGCGACACCATGGCCACGTGGCTCGAGGCCAGCTCGGTGACCTGTGCATGGATCGTTTTGGCCATGGCGCGTTCTTGATTCGGCTGGATCATGTGATCGTTCGCGGCGACGACATACCAATTCGGTTTGCTGGCCCACGCGGGCGTGTGGATCTTCTCCTCGAAGGCGCTGACGCGAATGGGGCCTTGCGTGGTGGCAATGATATTGGCCACATCGGGCGATACGTCGGGGGCAAAGTGATTGCGCACGGTCTCGGGCGGCAAGCTGCCGAAACCAAAGGCGTCGACCTTCAAGGTGGCGAGCCCGGGCGGGGGCGGGAAATCCTTGCTCGTGTCCGCAGTCGACTGACCTGCCGAGGGCGCAAACGCCGCGACGTACACCAGCGCTTTGACCTTGTCGTCGTTGCCGGCTTCGGTGATCACCGTACCACCCCAGGAATGTCCCACCAGGACGACCGGTCCGCTCTGCCCCGCGATTGCGCGCTTGGTGGTTTGCACATCGTCGGACAACGACGTGAGCGGATTCTGTACGGCAACGACGTGGAGCCCCTTGGCTTGGAGCAACGGGATGACGTTGGCCCACGACGATCCATCGGCAAATGCGCCGTGTACGAGGACGACGGTCGTTTGCGAAGGCGGAGGCGGTGGGTCGGCCTTGGTGCTACTCGAGCACGACGCGCCCAAAGCAATGAGGGAGGTAAAGGCCGCAATGCGGATGCTGCTCATGGGGTATCTCCGTATCTCGAAGCGATTGAAAATGGCTCCACCGCCGATTCGTATTCGGGGAGAGTCCACGCTTCAGGACACTTTCGTTGCCTGAACCCATGAGGTAAATGTCATAGAGTTGACGAATTCGGACACGCGAGCGGGCCCGTCCACGGCAACGGCCGGTGGACGGGCCAACAATCCGCGATTCGCTGCACTCAGGGTGTAATGATGGGAAGCAGATGCGAAATCTTGAGCGTCTTGGCGTCCACCGTTTCACCGCGGAGGGCGCGTTTGACGATCTCGATGACCACCGGATGGTTGGGTATGCCAAGGTGCATGGTCAGGTCCAATTTGAGACCCTCGATGTCCTGAAGCGTGATGTTGGTGAACCGGTGGCCCGAGACGCCGTTCAGAGCGCACTGCGTCCATGGTGTGACGGCTTCGTCGTGCTTGGTGGAGATGCACACGTAGCTGACTCCTTCGAGGGTGTCGCCGCCATCATCCAATTCCGCCTGGATGCTGGCCATCGAGTCCCGCGATTGCTGGAGCGCAGCCTTGCCCACCATCAAATTGGTGGTCTGACACGCGACATTTTGAACACGGAGATAGGTCGTGATGGCGGTACCGAGCGTTTGCATGGCCATCATGGTGGTCCCATGGTTGGACGGCGCCAACCCGATCAGCTTGTCGACTTTGTCTTTTCCACCTTCGTACTTGAGATACCAGCGGGGCATGATCCCTCCGCCTTGGGAGTGGCCCACCAAGTCCACCTTCTGCGCGCCTGTCTTGCGCAAGACTTCGTCGACGAACAAAGCCAGCTCTTTGGCTGACTCCTTGATGTCGCAATATCCCTTGATGACCGGTGGCAGCGAGGCGTCTTTACAACCGAAGTTCAGGGCAAAGACGGCGAAGTTGGCATTTTTTAGCTCTTGGGAAAGCACTTTGAACGTGTTGTAACGATTGGCCCACGTGCCGTGCACGAGAACCACGGGGTTGGTTCCCGGCGGAGGTTTGGCCACGGTCGCGGCGGTCTCGGCGAATGGGTCCTGTGCGCCCGGCGGAAGGGCCTCGGGTCGCAGGCACGATTCGACGAGCGCCTGTTGAAATCTCGCCACTGGCGACCCCTGCGCAAGATTGGTGGCCGCATTTGCGAGTGTTCCGAGAGGATTAATGGGAGTTTTCATTCCACGCTCCTTTGCAATCCAGGTTGTGATTCGTCGCGGTCACGACCGACCCCCCCCGTCTGCACGGAAACGGGA
It includes:
- a CDS encoding alpha/beta hydrolase; this encodes MSSIRIAAFTSLIALGASCSSSTKADPPPPPSQTTVVLVHGAFADGSSWANVIPLLQAKGLHVVAVQNPLTSLSDDVQTTKRAIAGQSGPVVLVGHSWGGTVITEAGNDDKVKALVYVAAFAPSAGQSTADTSKDFPPPPGLATLKVDAFGFGSLPPETVRNHFAPDVSPDVANIIATTQGPIRVSAFEEKIHTPAWASKPNWYVVAANDHMIQPNQERAMAKTIHAQVTELASSHVAMVSHPQEVANVILAAADGID
- a CDS encoding alpha/beta fold hydrolase, translated to MARFQQALVESCLRPEALPPGAQDPFAETAATVAKPPPGTNPVVLVHGTWANRYNTFKVLSQELKNANFAVFALNFGCKDASLPPVIKGYCDIKESAKELALFVDEVLRKTGAQKVDLVGHSQGGGIMPRWYLKYEGGKDKVDKLIGLAPSNHGTTMMAMQTLGTAITTYLRVQNVACQTTNLMVGKAALQQSRDSMASIQAELDDGGDTLEGVSYVCISTKHDEAVTPWTQCALNGVSGHRFTNITLQDIEGLKLDLTMHLGIPNHPVVIEIVKRALRGETVDAKTLKISHLLPIITP